The Canis lupus familiaris isolate Mischka breed German Shepherd chromosome X, alternate assembly UU_Cfam_GSD_1.0, whole genome shotgun sequence genome has a segment encoding these proteins:
- the LOC119868314 gene encoding NADH dehydrogenase [ubiquinone] 1 beta subcomplex subunit 2, mitochondrial-like, producing MSALTVLASFIHIGGHFFRGSSLAAGGGRVSHAGGGVHIELWYTQFPQLTRSQVTLAEFLTATMWFWIPWYFWHDLDAALGHLPYPDPFQWTGEELDILSDD from the coding sequence ATGTCTGCTCTGACAGTGCTGGCATCTTTCATTCACATTGGAGGCCATTTCTTCAGAGGTAGCTCCCTGGCAGCTGGAGGCGGTAGAGTCAGTCATGCTGGTGGTGGTGTGCATATTGAGCTGTGGTATACACAGTTTCCCCAGCTGACCAGGTCCCAGGTGACCCTGGCTGAGTTCCTCACTGCAACCATGTGGTTCTGGATTCCCTGGTATTTTTGGCATGACTTAGATGCTGCTCTGGGTCACCTTCCATACCCAGATCCTTTCCAGTGGACAGGTGAAGAACTAGatatcctttctgatgactga